The Candidatus Synechococcus calcipolaris G9 nucleotide sequence CCGTCCCCGATTGGTTTGTTCCACCCGACCCTTCAGGTGACAATAGACATGCTCCCAGGAACCGGATTGAATCCGCACCAAGGTTCCACAGGCCGTATGGTCAGAGATTTCAATCACCCGACCAGCCCACCAGTTACGGACATAACTTCCTTCTGGGGCCGCAAAGTCTAGGCCATTATGAAATTCAGTGGTCGGTTCCCCCGTAGGCGATCGCCGATACCCAAAGGGGGATGTATACCCCTGGAAATTTTCAACGGGAAAGGAACCCGTTTGCCAACCTGCTAGCTGGGGAGAACTACGGGAATTTTCAAAGGAACGTCCCATCTGGGGGGACATCAGTCCCAGGCCTAGTCCTAAAATCAAAGCCACGCCAATGCTATAACGTCGCCAGTTCATCCTTCCTCCTCACGTACCGCTGTAGTTACGTCTAGGTAGCCATCTCTAGGCATCAGTACCCTAGGGGATATTTTAGGGAATATCCAATGCCCGGCAACGGCAAATCATCACCACAATATCCGATGCTAGCAGCAATATTGCCAATCCATCAAAGTACAAGGGAATCGAAAAGACGATCATTTTCAGGATAAAACTTTATTTCATTGCAAAGAAATGTATCAATATGCATGATCCCCATCATTTATTTCTCAGAATCATCCTAGATTTTGAATAAATAGGTGCTAGTGAATAAACCATTCTTGGATCAGTTCACTTCAGTATTCTCTTAGATTTCCTTGATCCCCGATAAAAATTCGCAATTTGTAACCTGGGGATCATTGTCATATTGGGAAGATCTAACCATAATAGAAGGTACTCTTAAGACCAAAGATAATTTAAGTTTCCCTTAATATTCCGACATGATCTAACTATTTATTAATAAACCAAGGAGCAATTTTTCAATATCACGATCCCCACAATAACTATGAAAATTTTAAGGATTATTTAATATGACGACTCTACAAACCATTCATTGTCCCAACTGTGGCAGTTACGCAGAGAGACACCAAATAAACGACATTAGCCGTACTCAGTGTCCCCGCTGTGACTATTTAATGGTCATGTGTAATCGCACAGGGCGAGTGATTGAAGCCCATGCCCCGGGGCTAGATAGTAGTATTCGCTTGACGGAACCAGTTACACGCCACCGCAGATCGCCCTTACAACCCGCCAGTGCCCTAGCCTAGGGAAAGTCCAAAATCCCCAATGGTAGTTTGTTTTACCTGATACGAAAGCACCTATTGACCTATCCGAGGACTAAGCGATTCTGACTGGCCCACGTACTAAATCATGTGAATAGCCCCTTTTTTGCCATTTCGTTCATAGGCAACGTCGAATCGTCTTGCCATCAATGGCGATGATTGCGCGGTCATTGACTTCAGCGATTGTCTTGACCTAACTCGAAAAACGCGCCTGTAACACTTCTGGGTTGACTGCACAGATGGTTAAACCAATGATGTCTAGAAGCTTATGCTCTAACAAATTTGCTGCTCTTGGGTCCTCTAGGCTCTGGCAGTGTTCTAGCAGACTTTGATGACGATTGAATGATTTGGGTATGCGTTTGCCCTAGGGATAGCCAGGTTCAGCATGGGTCTGTATACTTGGGAGGGAACATACCCTACATTAGTTTTCTGTTAACGCATGTCTGACTTTCTGCCCTATGCCTATTTTCAGGGTCAGTTTGTTCCTTTCTCTGAGGCAAAGCTCTCGGTGGCCACCCATGCACTCCACTATGGCACAGCAGCCCTAGGGGGATTGCGTGGTTTACCTAATCCCAAAAATACCAATGAGATTCTGTTATTTCGTCTTGAGGATCACTGCCGTCGCCTCAGCCGCAGTGCCCATTACCTGGGCTACGATCTCCCACCCACTCAAATTAAATCCTTAATGATTGATTGGGTGCGGCAGAATGCACCGCAGATTCCCTTTTATATTCGTCCCCTAGTCTATACATCGGGTCTTGGCATTGCCCCTCGCCTCCACAACGTAGATAAGGATTTCCTCATCTATGGCCTTCCCCTAGGGGACTATCTATCGCCCCAAGGCGTAAGCTGCCGGATTAGTTCTTGGCAACGTCAGAGCGATCGTAGTTTTCCCTTGCGCGGTAAATTTACAGCCTCCTATTTAGTTTCTGCCCTAGCTAAAACAGAGGCCGTTGCATCGGGGTTTGACGAAGCTATTCTGCTCAATGACCAGGGCAAAATCTCTGAAGCCACGGGCATGAATATTTTCCTCGTGCGCAACCAGCAGCTCATTACCCCCAGCGTAGATCAAGATATTCTAGAAGGCATTACCCGCAATAGTGTCCTGCAGTTAGCTCAGGTAGAAGGATTCCAGGTGATTGAACGTCCTGTAGATCACACCGAACTCCTCATTGCCGATGAAGTTTTCCTCACAGGTACCGCCGCTCGCATTGTTCCTGTAGCCCGTCTTGAGCAATATGCTTTACCTGCCCCCGGAAAGATGACCCAATACTTGCAACAGCAATTACAGGCCATTACCGAAGACCGGCATCCAGACTATCATCACTGGATTGATAAAATCCCATTGACCAAAAGCTAGATTACTCATTCCATGTTTAATATTTTCCTTATACTTTTATTTTTGGTTTGCATCCTATTACTGGCCTGGGGAACCTATCGCCGTGAGCGTTCCTATGAATTTCCCTTTTTTATGGGCGGTATTTTCCTGGCCTTTCTCCTGCCCCAAGCATTTTTACTAGCAGTTAATCCCCTCCAAGCTCCCCCAGCGGCGGTAGATCGTATTTTACTTTTTTCCGCCCTGTGCGGAGCAATGTGTTGGGTTGGTTATCAATGGCCAATTCAAAAAAAATATATTCGATTTTTAAGTATTCCCTTAGATGAAAAACGATTATTTCAGGTGGGTTTTATTTATGTCGCTCTAGGTTATTTATTTACTTATCTACTCATTAGATCAGATATTCAGGTGGCGGCCATTGGTGCCGGTTGGACAGGGGAGGCAACCATTTATCATTTTCTGTCAGGCATTGGATTGGTGGGCCTGCCAATTATTCTATATTTCACCTGTAAGCGGCCGAGCGTTGTCATGATCACGTTCAGCGTGATTGCTGCTTTACCAACTCTGGCAGATATTTTGCTGGCGGGTCGCCGCCAAGAGACCTTTACCCTCGCGATTATTCTGGGGGTTTCTCTATTCTATTGGCGTAGAATTCTCCCCCCCCGTTTTCTGCCCAGCTTACTGTTTTTGGCAATGATGGTGTTAATCCCTCTCTTTGCCTTTGCTCGACAAGGGGTATTTATTGCCCTAGTGACCGGAGATACGGCGGCGCTGAATTTACAAAACTTTCAGGCCTATCTCTCAGGAGGAACGCTAGAACTACGGAATGCGGCAATTTTCGCTGATGCTGCTATGGCGGAGTTGCAATTTGGCTATGGTACAACGTTTTGGGATCAGATTGTTTCTCAATTTGTTCCGGGTCAAATAATTGGCTATCAAATTAAGGAGTCCCTGCAATTTAAGCTGCTTTCTTTTGATCTCCTGTCCCGCTATAACTACGTCCTTCCCCTTGGTACAACAATCACGGGGATTGGAGATACGTTCCTAGAGTTTAGCTATTTTGGCTGTGCCATTTTCGCCTTCATGGCATACTTTTATAAGCACCTTTGGTATGCCTCTTTGCGCCCCGATGGACTGGTTTCTCAGATTTTATATGCAGGTTTGATTGGGCCAGCGGTCATCGGTTTAACCCACGGCGTTGGACGATTCTTTCAAGAACTTCTCTTTCAACTTATATTTGTTGGGTTTGCGGTCTACTATGCCCAAGTGCGTAAACCGGTTCTGCAATCTAGTCACCAGAGGCTACTTCGATGAAGTTTGATCTCGAGTGTGCCCTAGATTAGTGATTCTAGTATATGAAAATCGGCATTCTGTTCATTAATTTTGGCCCCTATCATATTGCCCGTATCCGTCGCTTTCACGATCATGCTCGGCAAAAAAATTTTCAGGTGGTGGGTATTGAACTGGCCCGCTCGACACAGGAATACTTATGGAAGAATGATATTTTAGACCTAGGGTTTCCCATTATTCCGCTCATTCAAAACCAGCCCATAGAGACGGTGAGTTGGGTGAAGCAAAGTCAATTGTTGTATCAGTATCTCCAGCACCTTCAACCCGATGTTTTGGCGATCGCCGGTTATTCTCCCCCTGCGATGCTGGCGGCTTTGGCTTGGTGTCGCTGGCATAGACGACCGGCCATTTTAATGACAGAATCCAAGGAAGATGATGCCCCGCGATCGCCCTGGACAGAGCGGCTGAAAGGTTGGTTAATTCGTCAGTACCAGGCAGGCTTGGTGGGAGGACAACCACAGCTATGCTATTTGGAAAAATTAGGCATGGCCCCAGGGGCAATATTTACGGGCTATGACGTGGTAGATAACGGTGTATTTCATCCTGAACAGATTAGAAAAGAGCCTCGCCCAATTCCCCAGTCCTACTTTCTGGCCATTAATCGGTTTATTCCTAAGAAAAATCTAATTGTTTTAATCGAAGCTTACGCTGACTATTGTCAAGCAACTAACGGCCAAGCAGGCGATCTGCCCTGGCATTTCGTCCTCTGTGGCGATGGGGAGTTGCGGCCAGTCATCGAGGCGTTGATTGGGCAGCTTGGCCTAGGCGATCTCATCCATTTGCCTGGCTTTTTACAGCAAGATCAATTATTGCCCTACTTTGCCCATGCCAGTTGTTTCATCCATGCCAGTACCCAGGAGCAGTGGGGATTAGTTGTCAATGAGGCGATGGCCGCAGGATTGCCAGTATTGGTTTCTAATCGATGTGGTTGTTTTGAAGATTTGATCCTAGAAGGGGTGACAGGCTTTGGTTTTGACCCAGATAATAAACAACAGCTAACCAACTTAATGCTTAAAATGAGCCATGGGCAAGTAGACCTTGAGCAGATAGGACAATCGGCATTAATGCATATTCAAAAATTTTCGCCAGATACATTTGCCCAGGGCCTCCTTCAGGCAGTGGACTACGTGTTATTAAGGCAATCGGGCCAGTAGTTCCATGCTCAAGGTTCTGCATATTGTCCCTTCCGTCGGTAGTGTATATGGTGGCTCCTCCAAGGCTGTCCTAGAAATGGTTGGCGTTTTAGGCAGGTATGTGGAAACGGTTCACTTAGTCACCACGAATGCCAACGGCTCTGATCGGTTAGATGTCCCTCTCCATGATTGGATTCCGGCAGACAACTATCAAATTCAATATTTTCCCTACCTAGCCCAGGGAGACTACAAGTTTAGTCGGGCCATGAGTCACTGGTTGTGGCACCATGTGGGCGATTATGACTTAGTCCATACCCATGCAGTTTTTTCCATTCCCAATTGGCCGGCCTACTGGAGCTGCCAACGGCACGGAGTTCCCTATGTTGTCTCACCCCACGGAATGCTCCAGCCTTGGACCCTTTCCTATAAGGGCTGGAAAAAGAAATTTTTTTACCGCTTACTAGAAAAGCCAGCCCTGGATCGCTGTTGTGGTGTCCATGCCCTAACTCGCTCAGAGGCAGAAGGGTTACAAAATTTAGGCTTAAATGTACCCCTGTTTTTATTGCCCAATGGTATTCACCGTCAAGAATTTGAGGTTTTGCCGGATTCAAGCCTATTCTACAAAGCCTTTCCCCATACCCAAGGACGCACCATTCTCCTATTCCTCGGTCGGATTGATCCCAAAAAAGGCTTGGATTTGTTGATCCCTGCCTTTGCCCAAGCGTTCCATCAGTACCCAGATAGTCATTTAGTGATTGCTGGCCCCGATAACATTGGCTATCAACCCAGCGTGGAAGATGCCATTCGGGCAGCGGGGTGTGGTGCGGCGGTAACCTTTACCGGAATGTTAGTGGGGGATTTGAAGCTCAGTGCCTTAGCGGCGGCAAATATTTTTGTGGCTCCCTCCTATTCTGAGGGATTTAGTATGTCGGTCTTGGAGGGAATGGCGGCGGGACTTCCCTGCGTGATTACCACCGGCTGTAATTTTCCGGAAGCAGCTCAGGAAAAGGCAGCCCTGATGATTGAGCCAAAGGGTGATCAACTTCTCCAGGCATTGATGACCTGCTTAGGCGATCGCCCCGGAGCTGAGGCTATGGGACAGCGGGCCCAAAAATTGATTTTTGATCAATACACCTGGAGTCATATCGCCCATAAACTGGCCCAAGTCTACCAAGCCATTCATAAAACCCAGCCCCTTCCCCATACCTATGCAGCTTGAACAGATTACCCCCCTGATTTTGACCTACAACGAGGCGGACAATATTGATCGCACCCTCAGCCATTTAAACTGGGCCAAGCAGATCATTGTGATTGACAGCTTCAGTAGCGATCTCACCCTAGAAATTCTCGAATCCTATCCCACCGTCAAGCTATACCAACGGGCCTTTGATACCCATGCCTGCCAGTGGAATTACGGGGTTGGGCAAGTGGGCACGGAATGGGTTCTTTCCCTAGATGCCGACTATATTGTGCCACCAGAACTTTATCAGGAGTTGGTTATGTTGGAACCTGGGGAGGCGATTGGCGGGTATTTTATTCCCTTTAAGTATTGTGTTTGCGGGCATCCCCTTAGGGGAACCATTTTACCGCCGCGCCAAGCTCTCTTCCGCCGCGATCGCGGCCAATATATCGACGATGGCCATACCCAGCTTTTACACGTCACCGGTGAATCCGCACACCTGAAATCCTATTTCTATCACGACGATCGCAAACCCCTTGGCCGCTGGCTCTGGGCCCAAGATCGCTACATGGTGATCGAGGCCCAAAAACTATTGAACACCCCAGCCCAAGACCTCAGTTGGGGCGATCGCCTGCGAAAACAAAAAATTATTGCCCCCTTTGTGGTGCTGTTTTATTGCTTGATTTTA carries:
- a CDS encoding branched-chain amino acid transaminase, which produces MSDFLPYAYFQGQFVPFSEAKLSVATHALHYGTAALGGLRGLPNPKNTNEILLFRLEDHCRRLSRSAHYLGYDLPPTQIKSLMIDWVRQNAPQIPFYIRPLVYTSGLGIAPRLHNVDKDFLIYGLPLGDYLSPQGVSCRISSWQRQSDRSFPLRGKFTASYLVSALAKTEAVASGFDEAILLNDQGKISEATGMNIFLVRNQQLITPSVDQDILEGITRNSVLQLAQVEGFQVIERPVDHTELLIADEVFLTGTAARIVPVARLEQYALPAPGKMTQYLQQQLQAITEDRHPDYHHWIDKIPLTKS
- a CDS encoding glycosyltransferase family 2 protein, with amino-acid sequence MQLEQITPLILTYNEADNIDRTLSHLNWAKQIIVIDSFSSDLTLEILESYPTVKLYQRAFDTHACQWNYGVGQVGTEWVLSLDADYIVPPELYQELVMLEPGEAIGGYFIPFKYCVCGHPLRGTILPPRQALFRRDRGQYIDDGHTQLLHVTGESAHLKSYFYHDDRKPLGRWLWAQDRYMVIEAQKLLNTPAQDLSWGDRLRKQKIIAPFVVLFYCLILRGGILDGWYGWYYAWQRMLAEIVLALRLIEQEKLPRH
- a CDS encoding glycosyltransferase, with the translated sequence MLKVLHIVPSVGSVYGGSSKAVLEMVGVLGRYVETVHLVTTNANGSDRLDVPLHDWIPADNYQIQYFPYLAQGDYKFSRAMSHWLWHHVGDYDLVHTHAVFSIPNWPAYWSCQRHGVPYVVSPHGMLQPWTLSYKGWKKKFFYRLLEKPALDRCCGVHALTRSEAEGLQNLGLNVPLFLLPNGIHRQEFEVLPDSSLFYKAFPHTQGRTILLFLGRIDPKKGLDLLIPAFAQAFHQYPDSHLVIAGPDNIGYQPSVEDAIRAAGCGAAVTFTGMLVGDLKLSALAAANIFVAPSYSEGFSMSVLEGMAAGLPCVITTGCNFPEAAQEKAALMIEPKGDQLLQALMTCLGDRPGAEAMGQRAQKLIFDQYTWSHIAHKLAQVYQAIHKTQPLPHTYAA
- a CDS encoding M23 family metallopeptidase codes for the protein MNWRRYSIGVALILGLGLGLMSPQMGRSFENSRSSPQLAGWQTGSFPVENFQGYTSPFGYRRSPTGEPTTEFHNGLDFAAPEGSYVRNWWAGRVIEISDHTACGTLVRIQSGSWEHVYCHLKGRVEQTNRGRAMVDRGGGLQIWEGQTIPTGARIGRVGMTGRTTGPHLHWTLRHQGQLVNPAVVLRAMHRAQTQAQQ
- a CDS encoding glycosyltransferase family 4 protein produces the protein MKIGILFINFGPYHIARIRRFHDHARQKNFQVVGIELARSTQEYLWKNDILDLGFPIIPLIQNQPIETVSWVKQSQLLYQYLQHLQPDVLAIAGYSPPAMLAALAWCRWHRRPAILMTESKEDDAPRSPWTERLKGWLIRQYQAGLVGGQPQLCYLEKLGMAPGAIFTGYDVVDNGVFHPEQIRKEPRPIPQSYFLAINRFIPKKNLIVLIEAYADYCQATNGQAGDLPWHFVLCGDGELRPVIEALIGQLGLGDLIHLPGFLQQDQLLPYFAHASCFIHASTQEQWGLVVNEAMAAGLPVLVSNRCGCFEDLILEGVTGFGFDPDNKQQLTNLMLKMSHGQVDLEQIGQSALMHIQKFSPDTFAQGLLQAVDYVLLRQSGQ
- a CDS encoding replication restart DNA helicase PriA, yielding MTTLQTIHCPNCGSYAERHQINDISRTQCPRCDYLMVMCNRTGRVIEAHAPGLDSSIRLTEPVTRHRRSPLQPASALA